A window from Caldisericum sp. encodes these proteins:
- a CDS encoding sugar ABC transporter ATP-binding protein, with the protein MEDDIPVVEMRNIKKSFGGVHALRGVDLLLHKNEVLGLVGDNAAGKSTLMKVLSGAYIPDEGEILIDGKKVYFTSPWDARQHGIEMVYQDLALANNLDVVANVFMGREVASVKLGPIKVMNEHYMEQETQRLLKRLKIDIPSVRLKVANLSGGQRQAVAIARATAFNARVIILDEPTAALSVAAISKLLDLVRELKAQGTSIIIISHRLEDIYQVCDRMMVLRHGRKVCDTPVVGDIDSFREKVVAYMIGARDDFAEKGGVESNDESR; encoded by the coding sequence ATGGAAGATGATATACCCGTTGTGGAAATGCGAAATATTAAGAAGAGTTTTGGCGGTGTTCATGCGTTACGAGGAGTAGATCTGCTACTCCATAAAAATGAAGTGTTGGGATTGGTGGGCGATAACGCCGCTGGTAAATCTACTTTGATGAAGGTTCTAAGTGGAGCATATATTCCTGATGAAGGAGAGATTCTCATCGATGGTAAGAAGGTGTATTTTACCAGCCCTTGGGATGCACGTCAACATGGTATCGAGATGGTATATCAGGATCTGGCGCTTGCCAACAATCTTGATGTAGTTGCTAATGTTTTTATGGGGCGTGAAGTTGCAAGCGTAAAGTTAGGGCCGATAAAAGTAATGAATGAGCATTATATGGAGCAAGAGACACAGCGTTTATTAAAACGGTTAAAGATTGACATTCCCTCTGTGCGGTTAAAGGTGGCAAATTTGTCGGGTGGTCAGCGCCAGGCAGTTGCTATTGCTCGTGCAACGGCTTTTAACGCCAGAGTCATTATTCTGGACGAGCCCACAGCAGCTCTAAGTGTTGCTGCGATTAGTAAGTTGCTTGATTTGGTTCGAGAGCTCAAGGCACAAGGAACTTCTATCATTATAATAAGTCACCGTTTAGAAGACATTTATCAAGTATGTGATCGGATGATGGTACTGCGCCACGGACGCAAAGTCTGTGATACTCCTGTTGTTGGTGATATTGATAGTTTTAGAGAGAAAGTAGTAGCTTATATGATTGGCGCACGTGACGATTTCGCTGAAAAAGGGGGTGTGGAGTCAAATGATGAAAGCAGATAA